Proteins from a genomic interval of Plasmodium sp. gorilla clade G2 genome assembly, chromosome: 10:
- a CDS encoding citrate synthase, mitochondrial precursor, putative, translating into MEGIRYISCNKIFYKRTGSTKTFINSLRKRYVHNNFKKKTCEQVLNTVNKFHNEKRYFNFSCSFTKSSRWNICMNRPNKRFFSSDESNKNLYLENYANIRKYINSIDSEESVIMNILKEKTYECIQKTREQLKEIIHTYPNTPISICTPNNVIGGLRNTITLITDTSILEKKKGILFRGKPVEKILKEFPKWDNTCEYPMAEAMLWFLLTKEVPAVDDLKLLSRELYCRAKKIPQFVFDFIDNIPPFTHPMSQLVSTVSFLESLSLFKYKYSEGILKKDYWKYILEDAISLISQIQVIGAYIFKRTFINNNIRKGEGMDLDLDLDWSANFAKLIGYENKEVQDLLRLYFLLHSDHEGGNASAHVSHLIGSTLGNPYLSYSGCVLALSGPLHGLANQECLKFLLDIKKQLGDNQLTYEFIEKYAKNLLKSGRVIPGYGHAVLRVPDPRFLALRSFALSHFPDDPIIQILEMCYKVIPGILSATGKVKNPYPNVDCSSGSVLHHYGIKYPEYYTVLFSLSRSIGVMSQLVLSRGLMYPLERPKSVDIYNLRKICEKNYVKIEEYE; encoded by the coding sequence atggaagGGATAAGGTACATATCATgcaataaaattttttataaaagaacaGGGTCTACTAAAACGTTTATAAATTCATTAAGAAAAAGATATgtacataataattttaaaaagaaaacttGTGAACAAGTATTAAATACTGTAAATAAATTTCATAATGAAAAGcgatattttaatttttcttgttCTTTTACAAAATCCAGTAGATGGAATATCTGTATGAATAGACCTAACAAACGTTTTTTTTCTAGCGATGAATCTAATAAGAATTTATACCTTGAAAATTATGCTAATATtcgaaaatatattaatagtatAGATAGTGAAGAATCtgttattatgaatattttgaaaGAAAAGACATATGAATGTATTCAGAAAACAAGAGAacaattaaaagaaattatacatacatatccTAATACACCTATATCTATATGTACACCAAATAATGTAATAGGTGGCTTAAGAAATACCATAACCCTAATTACAGATACATCCATTTTAGAAAAGAAGAAAGGAATATTATTTAGAGGTAAGCCtgtagaaaaaatattaaaagaatttcCAAAATGGGATAATACTTGCGAATATCCTATGGCTGAAGCAATGCTTTGGTTTTTATTAACAAAGGAAGTACCTGCTGTAGATGACTTAAAACTTTTGTCAAGAGAATTATATTGCAGAGCTAAAAAAATTCCACAATTTGTTTTTGATTTTATAGATAATATTCCACCATTTACTCATCCAATGAGTCAATTAGTATCTACAGTTTCATTTTTAGAATCTTTATcgttatttaaatataaatattcagaaggaatattaaaaaaagattactggaaatatattttagaaGATGCGATTTCTTTAATATCTCAAATTCAAGTTATTGgtgcatatatttttaaaagaacatttataaataataatataagaaaaggAGAAGGTATGGATTTAGATCTTGATCTTGATTGGTCAGCTAATTTTGCCAAATTAATAggttatgaaaataaagaagtaCAAGATTTATTAAGACTTTATTTCTTACTGCACAGTGATCATGAGGGTGGTAATGCAAGTGCACATGTATCACATTTGATTGGAAGTACCTTAGGAAATCCATATTTGTCCTATTCTGGTTGTGTTCTAGCATTATCTGGGCCTTTACATGGACTAGCCAATCAAGAATGTCTCAAGTTTTTATTGGATATTAAAAAACAATTAGGTGATAACCAACTTACTTATGAatttattgaaaaatatGCTAAAAATCTTTTGAAATCTGGAAGAGTTATACCTGGATATGGACACGCAGTTTTAAGAGTTCCTGATCCTCGTTTCTTAGCCCTTAGAAGTTTTGCATTATCTCATTTTCCAGATGACCCAATAATACAAATACTTGAAATGTGTTACAAAGTTATACCAGGTATTTTATCAGCAACTGGAAAAGTTAAAAATCCCTATCCTAATGTAGACTGTTCTAGTGGATCAGTATTACATCATTATGGTATAAAATATCCTGAATATTATACTGTACTTTTTTCTCTTTCGAGATCCATTGGTGTAATGTCTCAGTTGGTTTTATCTAGAGGATTAATGTATCCTTTAGAAAGGCCAAAATCCGTAgacatttataatttaagaaAAATTTGTGAAAAGAATTATGTAAAAATTGaagaatatgaataa